One Brachyspira hampsonii genomic window, ATACATTTTATACATTTAATATGTAATACTAAAAAATCTATTTTTCACTAAAAAGGACTTATAAAAGCATTAAATAAATTTCCGCTAAGATTACCCTCAGCAATTATATCCATTTTAAAAACTCTCTTATTTCCCAACCTATAATTAACATAATCATCTTTTTCATGAACTATAATTTCTAAAAAATCAATTTTACTCATAAACTCCTTAATAAACAAATCCTCATCAATAGTATTTCCTCCATTTTTAGAAGAAATATTGTTACCCTCTCTGATAATCTTTCTTGCAGAGTAATCCTTTATTTTTTTGTCAAATTCTTCCTTATCCAAAAATATATCTCTTAAAAAATTAACAGCTTTATTTTTATCATTTTCATTAGAATCATCAAATGCCATAAGCACTTTTTTATTATTAAGCCATTCAATCTCTTTATCAAAAGAACCTACCATTCTATTATATAAAAAATCACCAAGAACTTCATCATTATAATAAATAGGCTTTAAATACTCTTTAAGCATTTTATTTAAATCTTCATCTTTGTAATTATTATCTATAATATCAGCAAGCAAAAACTCAGCAAGCTCATCTCCCTGTTCTTTTTCGTATCTTACTTTTAATTTTACAACAGACTCTCTCTTTATTATCTTTTTATAATAATCCAATTCTTTTTCATCAATTTTCATTCTTACAACTATTTTTTTATTTTTTTCTATATGCCCTGTTTCAATATCTTTATATGCAATGCACATCATAAGTACATTTATCTTATCATCATCTTCTGCCCTAGCCCCAAAGAAATCAGGAGAACCTATTATAAAAGCAGCATCTTTATACTCTTCTAAAAATTCACTTTCTTTTTGCAAATAAAACATAATTAAAATCCATAATTGTATTATAAACTAATAATTTATTTTAAAACAAATAACAATAATTGTCAAAAAAAAAACTTATATATTGATAATAAACATTTTTTATTATAAAATTGCAAAAAATATATAAAAGGAGTTGAAAATGAATAAAAACATTTTCACAAGCTCTATAGGAGTTATAATAGCTGGTGCTGTTATAGGTGCTATAGCTGCTTGGCTCGCTGTAATGGGAAATCCTGCCAATATGGGTATATGTATAGCATGTTTCACCCGTGATTTGGCTGGAGCTTTGGGATTACATAGAGCGGCTGCAGTACAATATATAAGACCTGAGTTAATTGGGCTTGTTATTGGTGCTACAGTTTCAGCAATGCTCTCTAAGGAATTTGTTCCTAAGGGAGGAAGTTCACCTATTATAAGATTCTGTTTAGGCTTCTTTGCTATGATAGGAGCTTTAGTTTTTCTAGGATGTCCTTGGAGAACTTTGCTTAGAGTAGCAGGAGGTGATATTAATGGTATATTTGGTTTAATAGGTATCATTATAGGCGGAGGAATAGGAGTTTTCTTTTGGAAACAAAATTTTTCTTTAGGTCAGCCAAAAGCTTATAAAAATAAGTTAGTAGGATTCTTGCCGTTAGTGATAGCAATAATTCTATTAATTTTATTATTAAAACAAACTAAATTTTCTGAAGGCGGTCCTATATTTTTCTCTGAATCTGGTCCTGGAAGCATGAAGGCTCCTATAGCAATAGCATTAATAGCTTCTATAGTAATAGGATTTATAGCACAAAAATCAAGATTCTGTACTGTAGGCGGACTTAGAGACGGAATATTTATGAAAGATTTCCATATGACTAAAGGCGTTATAGCTTTTATCGTTGCTGCTTTTATAGTTAATATAGCTACAAGCAGATTTAATTTATCTATGGAAAATCAGCCAATAGCCCATACAAATATTTTATGGAATACTGTATCAATGATTCTTACAGGATTAGCTTTCACTTTAGGTGCAGGATGTCCGGGAAGACAAGTTATACAATCTGCGGAAGGAAATATGGACAGTTTTATATTCGTTATAGGTATGTTAGTTGGTGCCGGATTTGCTCATAACTTTAATTTAGCAAGTTCTACTTCTGGTCCTACTACTTATGGAATGGGAGCTGTTATTTTAGGATTGGTATTTTGTATAATCATTGGTTTTACAATGAAAGAAAATACAGCTGAGTGATATATCTCTTTCACAGCCGTGTGCTGCAATGATAAAAAAAGAGAGATAATACAGCAAATTTTTGGAAGTAATATAATAAACTTTGCCTCTGCTTTGTATTCTTAAAACTTAATAAAGTTATGATAATACAAGGCAGGGGCAAAGATTTAGATAAAAATATAATGCTTATTATAATAATAAGAATTTTTCTAAATAAAACTTATATAATTTTTTAAAAATATTATATATATTTAGATTAATTTAAAAGGATTTTATATGCCAGATACTATAAAAGTGGATACTAGAGGAATGTCATGTTCTCAAGCCTCTTTTCAGGCAAAATGTGCGGCTATTAATAATATAGAATTAAATACAATCATAGAAGTTTTAGTAAGCGGACATTCAAGCTGTGAAAGTGTTATCAGAGGATGCAAAAAATACGGTTATGAAGGAACTTTCAAAAATATAGAAAATGAAGATATACTTGTAACTTTAACAAAAGTAAAATAATTAATATCATTAAATATTCTTACAAATACATAAAAAAAGGAGGCATTAAAGCCCCCTTATATTTTCAAAACTAACTTCAATTATTTATTAGCCAATTCATGAGCATAAGCCATTCTAAACATATCAACTTCATTAAATTGTTTAGTAATAAATTGTATACCTATAGGCATATTATTTTTATCTGATCCGCAAGGTACACTCATAGCAGGTAAACCAACCAAGTTAATATTAGAAACATAACTATCAGCCAAGAAACTTAAAGCACTGTCTGTTTGATCTCTAGTACCTAAAAGACCTGCAGTTACAGGAGAAGTAGGAGAAATTATAACATCAACATTCTTGAATGCATTATCAAAATCCATCTGCATAAGTTTTCTTACTTTCAAAGCATGCTGATAATGGCTGTAAAAGAATTTTTTACCTGTCATCAAAGTACCAAATAATATTCTAGCTCTAGTTTCAAAAGCAAGTCCTACACTTCTCGAAGTATAATAATATTCATCTAAATTAAAATCGCCTTTAGGGTGATATCCGTATCTTATACCATCATATCTTCCCATATTAGAAGCAACCTCAACATCCATAACTGCTGTGTAAACTCTTGAGCCGTATTTAGCATTAGGCAAACTAATCTCAACAATTTCAGCACCCTGATCTTTTAATTTACCTATAGCATCCATAACATTCTCTTTAACATCATGAGATATTAAATCTGTATCATAATACTCTTTAGCAAGTCCTATTTTCATACCCTTAATATTTCCATCTAAATAAGAATTATAATCAGGTACAGGAATATTTAAAGTAGTAGATTCCTTAGGATCAAATCCTGAAATAATCTTAGTCATTAAAGCAGCATCTTTAACATCTTTAGTTAATGGTCCCACTTGGTCTAAACTGCTTGCCATAGCAACACAGCCTAGTCTAGGAACTCTGCCGTAAGTAGGCTTAACACCAACTATACCGCAGAAAGAAGCCGGCTGTCTTATAGATCCGCCTGTATCACTTCCCAAAGCACCGAAAGCAAAATCAGCAGCAACTGCAGCAGCGGAACCGCCTGAAGAACCTCCGGGAACATGAGCTCTGTTTTTAGGATTTCTAGTAACTCCATAATTTGAAGTTTCTGTAGTACCTCCCATAGCAAACTCATCCATATTAGTTCTTCCTATAATAATAGCTCCATTATCTATTAATCTTTGAACTGTTGGTGCTGTGTAAGGAGCTTTATAACCTTCAAGCATCTTTGAAGAAGCTGTCATCAAATGATCTTTATAACATAAATTATCTTTAATAGCTAATGGAACTCCAAGCAAAGGCAAATCTTCTCCGTTATTGATTCTTTCCTGTGCTTTTTTAGCCTGTTCTAATGCTTCCTCTTTGAAAATTTCAATATATGCATATATTTTATCATCTCTTTTATTGTCTTCTTCTATTTTCTTAATGATAGAATCAACTAATGTAGGAGCATCTATTTCTTTATTTTTTAATTTTTCTCTTATTTGAATTATAGTCAATTCATTTAACTCCATAATAAAAAACCTCTCCCATTAATAAAAGTTATTAATTTGGAAGATTATATCATGTATAAATCTTTTTTGCAAAAAATAAATATATTTTTTAAACTATAATATAAAAAAATAGAGAGCCTGCAAAATACAGACTCTCTATTTATTAAAATCAATTATAATTACTGAGCATTATCAGTAGCTTGAGTATTATTATTATTCTCATCTGCATTTTCATCTTTAGGAGGGTTAATTTCAGGTGGTATTCCTACAGGAACATCTGCAAAATCAAAATAATTTTCATAATATGATTTTTGGAATCTATTAGCTATAGGCTGCATTCTGAAATTATCTACATAAGAAGCAACAAAGTTAATACTTTTACCAGCATAAGTAGCATAATAAACTGCTAAAGAAGTATTAGCGGCACTATTAGCATAATTACCATATCTCATAGAAGTAAAATCATCAAAAGTAGTGTATCCGCTGTTATGGAAACCGCCGTATTTCATATGGAAACCGCCTAAAGTTCTGCTGAATAAACCTCTTGACATTACATAACCTGGGTGAGCATATTCTTTACCTTCATTTCTTGATTTGTACTGTTCTAATGTGTAATCACCTTCATAAACAGCACTTACAGCAAATAATTTATCTTCATGAAAGAAGAATTTATAAGCCCATTTAGTTTCTTTTCCAGCTAAAGTAGCATCATCGTTAATATTATCAGCTCTGACTGTCATACATTTAAATTCATTAGTAACTACATAGTTAAAATATAAAATGCCAGGATCTCTTGTGAAAAGTTCTGAAACATCATTAGTAGTAAATTTAACATTTATCCATTTCATAGTATGAGGATTATACCATACTAAATCAGGATCAGGATACTTACTAACATAAAATGTACCGCTTATAGGTTCAGCAGCAGCTGAAGAGAAATTAGAAGCCATTAATATCTCATTAACTTCATCTGGTGTAATTCCATAAGGAACCATATTATGGAACATATATGGAACTGTTTCATACGCAAAAGCAGAGATACTTACAGCTACAAACAAAAACATAACTAGCAATTTTTTCATTTTGTTCTCCAAGATTTTTATTATTTATTATTATACTATTATTGAATAATAAAATCAAATGCATTATGTTTACTTGCGGATATTTTTTTATACTTTATTAAACATAACTTGATAATAAAGTTATATATATTGACTTTTTGTAAAAAATAATTTATTATATTTTGATTAAAATACATACTTCGCTTCTATAGAGACAAAATTAATACAAACTCAGAGAAGCTTTGTCCAAGGAGTTAAAAACGATGAGAGAATATGAAATATTATTCGTAACAGAAATCAATGACGCTGTGCATCAAAATGCAAAAGATCATGTAAAAACTATTCTTCAAAATTATAATGCTGAAATCTTTAATGAAGCTGATTATGGTATTCATAATTTAAGCTACCCTATTCGTAAAGTTAATCAGGGTAAATTCTATTATTACCATTTTAGATGCGACGGCAGCAGTTTATCAAGCA contains:
- the rpsF gene encoding 30S ribosomal protein S6, whose translation is MREYEILFVTEINDAVHQNAKDHVKTILQNYNAEIFNEADYGIHNLSYPIRKVNQGKFYYYHFRCDGSSLSSIEKELRYELSILRFIIVRLDEIIQKNKKENNKENLNEEASKEA
- a CDS encoding sulfurtransferase TusA family protein encodes the protein MPDTIKVDTRGMSCSQASFQAKCAAINNIELNTIIEVLVSGHSSCESVIRGCKKYGYEGTFKNIENEDILVTLTKVK
- the yedE gene encoding YedE family putative selenium transporter, encoding MNKNIFTSSIGVIIAGAVIGAIAAWLAVMGNPANMGICIACFTRDLAGALGLHRAAAVQYIRPELIGLVIGATVSAMLSKEFVPKGGSSPIIRFCLGFFAMIGALVFLGCPWRTLLRVAGGDINGIFGLIGIIIGGGIGVFFWKQNFSLGQPKAYKNKLVGFLPLVIAIILLILLLKQTKFSEGGPIFFSESGPGSMKAPIAIALIASIVIGFIAQKSRFCTVGGLRDGIFMKDFHMTKGVIAFIVAAFIVNIATSRFNLSMENQPIAHTNILWNTVSMILTGLAFTLGAGCPGRQVIQSAEGNMDSFIFVIGMLVGAGFAHNFNLASSTSGPTTYGMGAVILGLVFCIIIGFTMKENTAE
- the gatA gene encoding Asp-tRNA(Asn)/Glu-tRNA(Gln) amidotransferase subunit GatA, yielding MELNELTIIQIREKLKNKEIDAPTLVDSIIKKIEEDNKRDDKIYAYIEIFKEEALEQAKKAQERINNGEDLPLLGVPLAIKDNLCYKDHLMTASSKMLEGYKAPYTAPTVQRLIDNGAIIIGRTNMDEFAMGGTTETSNYGVTRNPKNRAHVPGGSSGGSAAAVAADFAFGALGSDTGGSIRQPASFCGIVGVKPTYGRVPRLGCVAMASSLDQVGPLTKDVKDAALMTKIISGFDPKESTTLNIPVPDYNSYLDGNIKGMKIGLAKEYYDTDLISHDVKENVMDAIGKLKDQGAEIVEISLPNAKYGSRVYTAVMDVEVASNMGRYDGIRYGYHPKGDFNLDEYYYTSRSVGLAFETRARILFGTLMTGKKFFYSHYQHALKVRKLMQMDFDNAFKNVDVIISPTSPVTAGLLGTRDQTDSALSFLADSYVSNINLVGLPAMSVPCGSDKNNMPIGIQFITKQFNEVDMFRMAYAHELANK
- a CDS encoding DUF2262 domain-containing protein, with product MFYLQKESEFLEEYKDAAFIIGSPDFFGARAEDDDKINVLMMCIAYKDIETGHIEKNKKIVVRMKIDEKELDYYKKIIKRESVVKLKVRYEKEQGDELAEFLLADIIDNNYKDEDLNKMLKEYLKPIYYNDEVLGDFLYNRMVGSFDKEIEWLNNKKVLMAFDDSNENDKNKAVNFLRDIFLDKEEFDKKIKDYSARKIIREGNNISSKNGGNTIDEDLFIKEFMSKIDFLEIIVHEKDDYVNYRLGNKRVFKMDIIAEGNLSGNLFNAFISPF